The following are encoded in a window of Penaeus vannamei isolate JL-2024 chromosome 17, ASM4276789v1, whole genome shotgun sequence genomic DNA:
- the Dsp1 gene encoding high mobility group protein DSP1 isoform X2, with amino-acid sequence MEERRRLAPGEGPRTEVHPSTAIMPRAKLVDSKPRGRMSAYAFFVQTCREEHKKKHPDENVVFSEFSRKCAERWKTMTDKEKDRFYDMADKDKARYDTEMKGYRGPRTPRVSRKRRNRKDPNAPKRALSAFFWFCNDERAKVRAANPDMGVGDVAKQLGAAWSNTPPEAKAKYEALAASDKERYEKEMKAFKEGNFGAKKHKTMNAPNEDDDEEEESESEEEEEEEDDE; translated from the exons CAATCATGCCTCGTGCCAAATTGGTAGACTCCAAGCCCCGTGGACGTATGTCTGCGTATGCCTTTTTTGTACAAACATGCCGAGAGGAACACAAGAAAAAACACCCAGATGAAAATGTGGTTTTCTCAGAATTTTCTCGGAAGTGTGCTGAACGCTGGAAG ACAATGACTGATAAGGAGAAAGATCGCTTCTATGACATGGCAGATAAGGACAAAGCTCGCTATGACACAGAGATGAAGGGATACAGGGGACCACGTACTCCTCGTGTTAGTCGCAAGCGCCGTAACCGCAAGGATCCAAATGCACCCAAAAGAGCATT GTCTGCCTTCTTCTGGTTTTGCAACGATGAAAGAGCAAAAGTTAGAGCTGCCAACCCTGACATGGGAGTAGGTGATGTGGCCAAGCAACTTGGAGCTGCCTGGAGTAACACACCACCAGAAGCTAAGGCAAAATATGAAGCTTTAGCTGCAAGCGACAAGGAAAGATATGAGAAG GAAATGAAAGCTTTCAAGGAAGGAAACTTTGGAGCCAAGAAACACAAGACCATGAATGCTccaaatgaagatgacgatgaagaagaagagagtgaaagtgaggaagaggaggaggaggaggacgatgaatgA
- the Dsp1 gene encoding high mobility group protein DSP1 isoform X3 has product MSVRHRAIMPRAKLVDSKPRGRMSAYAFFVQTCREEHKKKHPDENVVFSEFSRKCAERWKTMTDKEKDRFYDMADKDKARYDTEMKGYRGPRTPRVSRKRRNRKDPNAPKRALSAFFWFCNDERAKVRAANPDMGVGDVAKQLGAAWSNTPPEAKAKYEALAASDKERYEKEMKAFKEGNFGAKKHKTMNAPNEDDDEEEESESEEEEEEEDDE; this is encoded by the exons CAATCATGCCTCGTGCCAAATTGGTAGACTCCAAGCCCCGTGGACGTATGTCTGCGTATGCCTTTTTTGTACAAACATGCCGAGAGGAACACAAGAAAAAACACCCAGATGAAAATGTGGTTTTCTCAGAATTTTCTCGGAAGTGTGCTGAACGCTGGAAG ACAATGACTGATAAGGAGAAAGATCGCTTCTATGACATGGCAGATAAGGACAAAGCTCGCTATGACACAGAGATGAAGGGATACAGGGGACCACGTACTCCTCGTGTTAGTCGCAAGCGCCGTAACCGCAAGGATCCAAATGCACCCAAAAGAGCATT GTCTGCCTTCTTCTGGTTTTGCAACGATGAAAGAGCAAAAGTTAGAGCTGCCAACCCTGACATGGGAGTAGGTGATGTGGCCAAGCAACTTGGAGCTGCCTGGAGTAACACACCACCAGAAGCTAAGGCAAAATATGAAGCTTTAGCTGCAAGCGACAAGGAAAGATATGAGAAG GAAATGAAAGCTTTCAAGGAAGGAAACTTTGGAGCCAAGAAACACAAGACCATGAATGCTccaaatgaagatgacgatgaagaagaagagagtgaaagtgaggaagaggaggaggaggaggacgatgaatgA